From Penicillium psychrofluorescens genome assembly, chromosome: 6, one genomic window encodes:
- a CDS encoding uncharacterized protein (ID:PFLUO_009138-T1.cds;~source:funannotate) — translation MHFQTSLLTTAVFAALAVSQQIEVIAPDDQCYLQAGTSSGDTIYGCYGVSEPFAPNNDGDCSDIYPSTLDYSLCGSTDGYDNAYFRFNGTQAIFFEFGTPDVPNVGCDLYDLVSGAHCIAAPVSGYYGGTS, via the exons ATGCATTTCCAGACTTCCCTTCTAACTACTGCTGTCTTCGCGGCCCTCGCTGTCTCGCAGCAGATTGAAGTCATCGCGCCCGACGACCAATGTTACCTCCAAGCAGGCACCTCCTCCGGTGACACTATCTACGGCTGCTATGGTGTTAGTGAACCATTTGCTCCTAACAATGACGGCGACTGCTCAG ATATCTATCCTTCCACCCTGGATTATTCCCTCTGTGGCTCAACCGACGGATATGACAATGCGTATTTCAGATTCAATGGCACTCAAGCCATCTTTTTTGAGTTCGGAACACCTGATGTCCCCAACGTGGGCTGTGACCTGTATGACCTGGTCTCCGGTGCCCATTGCATTGCGGCGCCTGTGTCTGGCTACTATGGTGGAACTAGCTGA